In a single window of the Geotrypetes seraphini chromosome 11, aGeoSer1.1, whole genome shotgun sequence genome:
- the LOC117345823 gene encoding uncharacterized protein LOC117345823 isoform X1, protein MASIGWDSKSGLSNERIHCLMSGSRLFIATNTKIDADWIGIDRLHKTLIREQLHSATLLEYCHIQRIPRGLHINKEPRFLNNSAYVERWNRVITQCSLDLMLLTIDILDKTIEDLNKEFESKLGALQEIEDVEEYEKHYVEHISQMKSYKQGIRAQKVAKFQRDELDYTKGYVYPWMDRHRKSCRNRPNKKITFINSSSESSVDELGTKMRLGAQPPGPVDPNILSQSFLRVASVEPVALTVVALAGKSRPTRKQVKTR, encoded by the coding sequence ATGGCGTCCATTGGGTGGGACTCTAAGTCAGGACTTTCTAATGAGAGGATTCATTGCTTGATGAGTGGCAGTAGATTATTTATAGCAACTAATACTAAAATCGATGCAGATTGGATTGGTATAGATAGATTACATAAAACTTTAATTCGGGAACAACTGCACTCTGCTACCTTGTTAGAATATTGCCATATTCAGAGGATACCACGTGGTTTGCATATCAATAAAGAACCTAGATTTTTGAATAATTCTGCTTATGTAGAAAGATGGAATCGTGTGATCACTCAATGCTCACTCGATTTGATGCTTTTGACAATAGATATTTTGGACAAGACTATTGAGGATCTTAATAAAGAATTTGAATCTAAACTAGGGGCTTTGCAGGAGATAGAGGATGTGGAGGAATATGAAAAACATTATGTTGAGCATATTTCTCAGATGAAGAGCTATAAACAAGGCATTCGAGCTCAGAAAGTGGCAAAGTTTCAGCGAGATGAGTTGGATTACACTAAGGGGTATGTTTACCCGTGGATGGATCGTCACAGGAAATCATGCCGGAATCGACCAAATAAGAAAATAACGTTTATTAATTCCTCTAGTGAATCATCAGTTGATGAATTGGGGACTAAAATGCGGTTGGGTGCACAACCCCCTGGCCCAGTTGATCCCAATATTCTGTCCCAATCTTTTTTACGGGTGGCATCAGTCGAGCCAGTAGCTTTGACAGTAGTAGCACTGGCAGGGAAGAGCAGGCCTACGCGCAAACAAGTGAAAACACGTTGA